The genomic stretch CAAAGATATGGCGAAGCCATGGAAATTTGTCTCGCGCTTCCATCAACACCGCTGGTGCGCCGTCGCGATCCTGTACATCCGCGGCATGCACAAGTGCTGTCACCAGAAAGCCTTCCGTATCCGTCAGAATATGCCGCTTGCGGCCTTTTATATTTTTGCCCGCGTCAAAGCCAGTAATACCGCCACTTTCTGTGGTTTTAACCGACTGGCTATCGATCACACCTGCGCTGGGGTGTGGGCTTCTGCCGTGTGCTTCGCGGCATTCAAACAGCAGGCGGTGATTGATCTTTTCCAGCAATCTGTCATCACGCCACCAATAAAAATATTTCTGAACCGTCGAAAAAGGCGGGAAATCCCTTGGTAACATGCGCCATTGGCAGCCAGTAGACGCGATATACAACAAGGCGTTCATGATCTCCCGCATCGGCCACTTGCGAGGACGCCCCATCCGATTTGGAAGAGGTATTTCAGGTTCAATCAAAGCCCATTCGTCGTCCGTCAGATCACTTGCATAGCGCAGGAAACTGCGGTCATAATATGTGCGGGTGGTTTCATTCCAACTCATCTGATCCTCCGTGTCTTAAGCAAACAAAGAGAATCATAAGTCGTTGAAATCACCCAGATA from Parvularcula sp. IMCC14364 encodes the following:
- a CDS encoding IS5 family transposase, producing the protein MSWNETTRTYYDRSFLRYASDLTDDEWALIEPEIPLPNRMGRPRKWPMREIMNALLYIASTGCQWRMLPRDFPPFSTVQKYFYWWRDDRLLEKINHRLLFECREAHGRSPHPSAGVIDSQSVKTTESGGITGFDAGKNIKGRKRHILTDTEGFLVTALVHAADVQDRDGAPAVLMEARDKFPWLRHIFADGGYAGDKLKRKLKKVGPFRMEIIKRSDKMKGFKVLPRRWVVERTFAWLGRSRRLAKDWERCWTSAIAWLFMAHIRIATRRLARACFI